CACAGCCTCTGGAATCAGCGAGACATGATATGGTTGCAGACCCACTTGTCTTTGTAATTTCTTTCAAGACATGTGGTTCTGGCTGAACAGGTAAATGTAGAGCATTTCATGTTGAGGAAATGGCTTCTTCTGATTGGCTTTAGTCAAggtattaaaatataaagtttcagGGTTAAACAGTGGAGCAGTCAAAGGCACAGAGTTACAGTAAATTAAATCTTCAATGGATTACAGCTATATCATATAATGTATAAAGCCATTTTAATAGTCAATGCTGTcgatttttaaaggtgcactgggtaactttttctggtgggtaATCTGCCATTTGCAtctctccatagagatgttattttggctatatatattttttgtattgttcacTGATAGCTGCCGATATTCTTCCTGcaattgttccacagtatggcattttgacatcacaaggctAAATTACAtgttaaatctgtggagaggcgactgctcacagtaaggatgcaaaCCTCCTTTAattaagcaataaaaaacacctggaattgaataaaagcaagcTAAAcaagtgtggaacattccaaccaAAGCAATTAAACCTACATAGAgaccctccactggaaaagttacataatgcaccttatGTAAACTTGTGTTAACGTTCCCCTTTTAGAGTATAGTTTTGGTTTCATTCCATATCGAGTGACGAGTTTTCTATAGAATCCACATTTTCATTTCCAATATTTAGTGTTTCGGATTTTGTTTTATACTTTGTCTTATCCCAGTTTTCCGTATTGTGTCCGTGTTTTCGTTGATGCCTCTTGTAGTTATCCCAGTGTCCGGTGGTGTAGCTGCATTCTTCGCATTCGTAAGGCTTATATCCGGTATGTCGTAGCATGTGGCGCTTTAAATTCATGCTTTGATTGCAGCTGTATCCACAAACAAAGCAGTGGAACGGTTTCGCTCCCGTGTGAACTCTCTCATGACGTTTTAAATTTGCCAAATTCCCACACGCGTAGCTACAAGTCGAGCAAGCAAATGGTTTCTCTCCCGTGTGGACCCTAAGATGGCGCCTAAGATTGTCCTGATGCGATGATGCATATGAACAGTGGGGGCAGCGGTGAGACTTAGTGGAGTTGTGGGTTAAAAGGTGTCGGGTTAAGTGGTAAGGATAGTGAGAAAAGAAAGGACACAATGAACAGCGGTAAAGTTTGTTTTTGGAGGTTTTTCGGCGTGGACGAGATGTTGAGGAGGGGGAGGACTCAGAGGAGCAGCGGCGACAAACCTAGGAGATAAGAAAGGGTTAAAAATCGAAATGATTATTTAGGTGATATAATGTCCTCTTTGAGAactaaatgtccctgtgtcttcgtggggtcttattctgtgtaaaagatGCCAagtctgtagtttagacctctacaaacatgttctgatatCTAGTTTAGTTGGTTTAGTTCATATGCCTGACTGTTGCCTTCCAACCATAATGTTACCAAGGgcaaaaatgtgtctaaattacacagtagttatgattagactatcAAAAATAGATGACAAGACCTTTATtctgttaaatgaatgtttcatttgtcagaaaaatgtgatttaatttGCCTAATTGTCccagcattttggatggaactgtgttgatgacataggcaaTGCTTTATTAgttgctttttttaaattacattttagcTTATATTTTTATCTCACCTGTCCCTCAGTGtccatgtctcctctctcgttctggatatcctcctcctcctccagagttTTTCCACAGATTCTGCAGAGCACTGGGAAGAGTAGAGCTGGGAGAGGGGAGGACGATTCAAGAGAACCCAGAGACAGGAACCCTGATTGGGATAGAGTGAGGGTAGAAACTACTGAGAGGGAGgcaggaaagaggaagagggagagtggggagaagagaaggaggcgggagaaagagagataacagaagggagagggagacggGAGAGtggaaggagagggaaagatggaAAGAGGAATAGAAAATTAGTAAACAAGGTACAAACAGTTAACCCTTTACTTGTAAGTAAagttagtaaaaaaaaagttaataagaCTAGACTACACTAAGGTTTATCCAAGACAGGattaaataggactaaaccatagactaaaagaggactaaaccaggactaaaccatagattaaaacaggactagaccgtcgactaaaacaggactagaccgtcgactaaaacaggacgaaaccatcgactaaaacaggacgaaaccatcgactaaaacaggactaaaccatcgactaaaacaggactaaaccatcgactaaaacaggactaaaccattgaataaaacaggactaaaccattgaataaaacaggagtaaaccatagaataaaacaggagtaaaccaaagactaaaacaggactaaacaagaacttcTAGGACTAACCCATGtactaaaacaagactacacAAAGGCCAGAAGCTAAACCAATGTTAAATCAgcaactaaaccaagactaaggtCAAACCTGAAGACTAACCcaaggcctaaaccagaactacacccaCACTAAACCAAggcctaaaccagaaataaaccagaactaaaccagggactaaatcaggaaataaaccaggactaaaccaaggttaaaaccacgactaaaccaaaaccaaaccaggaactaaaccgacactaaaccagaactaaaccaggtccaaaaagggactaaaccaaggattaaacaaagactaaaccagaactaaatcagaacttaataaggactataccaggactaaacccaagacTCTTTATttaccttcctcctcttcctcgctcttcctcttcttcgctCGTTTCCCCGCTGTCGTGTTTTTTCTCTTCTGCTCGGTGGCGTGTGTCCTCTGGTGCCTCCTCAGGTTGCTGTGTGAACTACAGGCATAGTTGCATGTCTCGCACCAGTACGGTTTTTCTCCTGTGTGAGATCGGAGGTGCCGCTGTAAATTCACTAACTGAGTCGACGCGTATGAGCAAACACCACAGCGGAACGGCTTTTGTCCCTCGTGGATTCGTGTGTGGCGTTTGAGATGGTTTGAGTATCGTGACGTGAACGAACACAGTGAGCAGGAGTACAGTTTCGATGGTGAAttgtttttgccattttgcttttttttcctgCCAGTTTTGACCTGTTTTGGAGTAGACAGAGGAGACTGAAGGTCCTCTTCACAGCTGAGGCAGTACAGGTCTGAAGATAGATCCAAACCGACTCCTggagagaaataaaaatgtggaaCTTATTAAtggaaaatattcaaatttattCCTCATCTGTAAGTAACCATGATTACTAttgctactgcaactactaatgctgctactactgctgctgctcctgctgctgcagaTAGTTGATTGAAGttggttagttctggttttaagCTGTTAGtacttaaaccaggtctaaccttggtcaaacaataattaataatatccaggtcaggactaaaccaagctaTCAGCCAGGACTAATCCCAACAGTATACATAGGTACAACtagtcaagtcctggtttagattagaTATAGTCCACTTTTTGGCCCTAGCTTGtaactgatttagtcctggtttagtcttggccaAAAACCTGTTTCACTCCAGTATTCAGCTtaaattagacctggttttttGTTGTCTTCACTAGAAGTTTTAATAGGCCTGTCAATTTACTACtaccgctgctgctgctactcaaagtaaattaaaagttgAAAAGGCAAAGTATAATTATGGTAAAAGTTTTCCCTAATTCTTGTTAACTTCAATTTAAATCCACAAAAAATTCAGTTTTGCAGAAATAACCAGAATAGTGCATTAGGGAAGATCTCCATCTGGTGGCCATGGTAAGAATTGCACAAAAGATGCTCAAAAATTTTTATCATTTcagtaaaaactaaataaagatatgaTAGGTTAAGCTTGTTTTTTTGACTACTTTTTAAcccttaaatgtgcactgtgtaacttttctggaggagggtttcCCATAAGGTTGTCTCAATACAGATTAttgactagaatgttccacaatatgacattaaacttaaccatctccatggacaccaccaggccaggttacagttgagatctgtgcagaggcgaccCCGGTAAAATTAAGAATACACGTTTTACAAAGCAACATACATCAGTAATAGAATAAAGGCATGATTGAGTTAAATTACATGCTctcgaacattccaggcaaagctataacatctccatggtgacaagtaaTGGGCAAACCCTACATCGGAAAAGTAatatagtacacctttaattttatttaatatgtttGCAAATTTATAATTTCATGCTGAAGTGTAAAAactatattattgttattttaagtgaACCAAACCTAGATGGATCCCAGTGGCGAGCAGGGAGTCGGGAAGCAGTTTTCCGCAGCGTTTacaagagaagaaggagagggaggcgtCGGCAGGCACAGAAGAGTCCTCCTCCACACTCAGAGAAAACACTGTCactaaaaacaaagacaaaatgtgttagatgccctcccattcttcTGTATCACTGTGTGtcagttaatctgcagatgttgtggtatGGTTGGATAAATACAATGGGAGAATGAGCCATGTTACGTATAATAGATTTTCACACTGACCTGAGTCTTTGTCAAGGCCCATGATGTCAGAATCTCCAAACTCCAGGTCTCCACTCAACAGGAAGTCACTGTCCAGCACCAGACAGTTGGGGTCCACCACCAACGGAGCGTCAGGCAGCTGCACACCCACTGACAGAGATGACGGGa
This genomic window from Periophthalmus magnuspinnatus isolate fPerMag1 chromosome 2, fPerMag1.2.pri, whole genome shotgun sequence contains:
- the LOC117382425 gene encoding zinc finger protein 513-like isoform X1; translated protein: MPRRKQSNPQPVKLGVQLPDAPLVVDPNCLVLDSDFLLSGDLEFGDSDIMGLDKDSVTVFSLSVEEDSSVPADASLSFFSCKRCGKLLPDSLLATGIHLGVGLDLSSDLYCLSCEEDLQSPLSTPKQVKTGRKKKQNGKNNSPSKLYSCSLCSFTSRYSNHLKRHTRIHEGQKPFRCGVCSYASTQLVNLQRHLRSHTGEKPYWCETCNYACSSHSNLRRHQRTHATEQKRKNTTAGKRAKKRKSEEEEEVVSTLTLSQSGFLSLGSLESSSPLPALLFPVLCRICGKTLEEEEDIQNERGDMDTEGQVCRRCSSESSPSSTSRPRRKTSKNKLYRCSLCPFFSHYPYHLTRHLLTHNSTKSHRCPHCSYASSHQDNLRRHLRVHTGEKPFACSTCSYACGNLANLKRHERVHTGAKPFHCFVCGYSCNQSMNLKRHMLRHTGYKPYECEECSYTTGHWDNYKRHQRKHGHNTENWDKTKYKTKSETLNIGNENVDSIENSSLDME
- the LOC117382425 gene encoding zinc finger protein 513-like isoform X2, which encodes MPRRKQSNPQPVKLGVQLPDAPLVVDPNCLVLDSDFLLSGDLEFGDSDIMGLDKDSVTVFSLSVEEDSSVPADASLSFFSCKRCGKLLPDSLLATGIHLGVGLDLSSDLYCLSCEEDLQSPLSTPKQVKTGRKKKQNGKNNSPSKLYSCSLCSFTSRYSNHLKRHTRIHEGQKPFRCGVCSYASTQLVNLQRHLRSHTGEKPYWCETCNYACSSHSNLRRHQRTHATEQKRKNTTAGKRAKKRKSEEEEEVSTLTLSQSGFLSLGSLESSSPLPALLFPVLCRICGKTLEEEEDIQNERGDMDTEGQVCRRCSSESSPSSTSRPRRKTSKNKLYRCSLCPFFSHYPYHLTRHLLTHNSTKSHRCPHCSYASSHQDNLRRHLRVHTGEKPFACSTCSYACGNLANLKRHERVHTGAKPFHCFVCGYSCNQSMNLKRHMLRHTGYKPYECEECSYTTGHWDNYKRHQRKHGHNTENWDKTKYKTKSETLNIGNENVDSIENSSLDME